Proteins from one Nitrobacteraceae bacterium AZCC 2146 genomic window:
- a CDS encoding 2-oxo-hept-3-ene-1,7-dioate hydratase (product_source=KO:K02509; cath_funfam=3.90.850.10; cog=COG3971; ko=KO:K02509; superfamily=56529; tigrfam=TIGR02312) — protein sequence MATDMALTISEIRSAAERLHQAEKSRTQIRQLSLDHPGITIDDSYAIQKAWIAIKVAEGRVIRGHKIGLTSKAMQSALNIDEPDSGVLLDDMFFTDGGLVPTGRFIATRVEAELAFVMKHRLKGPDCTMFDVLNATDFVVPALEILDTRVERVDAQTRSTRKIFDTIADNAANAGIVLGGRPMRPLETDLRWVGAMCHRNGQLEETGLAAGVLNHPATSVAWLANKIAPHDLALEPGQVVLAGSFIRPIETRKGDTIQADYGPWGTVSCYFA from the coding sequence ATGGCAACCGACATGGCACTGACAATCTCGGAGATTCGCAGCGCGGCGGAGCGGCTGCATCAGGCGGAAAAGAGCCGGACGCAGATCCGTCAGCTGTCGCTGGATCATCCCGGCATCACCATCGACGATTCTTATGCAATCCAGAAAGCGTGGATCGCGATCAAGGTGGCCGAGGGACGCGTTATCAGAGGCCACAAGATCGGCCTGACCTCGAAAGCGATGCAGAGCGCGCTGAACATCGACGAACCCGATTCCGGCGTCCTGCTTGACGACATGTTCTTCACCGATGGCGGACTGGTGCCGACCGGTCGCTTCATCGCCACGCGGGTCGAGGCCGAACTGGCCTTCGTCATGAAGCACCGGCTCAAAGGCCCGGACTGCACCATGTTCGACGTGCTCAACGCCACCGACTTCGTGGTGCCGGCGCTGGAAATCCTCGATACGCGCGTCGAGCGCGTCGATGCACAGACCAGATCGACACGAAAGATCTTCGATACCATCGCCGACAACGCCGCCAATGCCGGCATCGTGCTCGGCGGCCGTCCGATGCGGCCTCTGGAGACCGACCTGCGCTGGGTCGGCGCCATGTGCCATCGCAACGGCCAACTTGAAGAAACCGGACTTGCCGCCGGCGTGCTGAACCATCCCGCCACCAGCGTGGCCTGGCTCGCCAACAAGATCGCACCACATGACCTCGCGCTGGAACCCGGACAGGTGGTACTCGCTGGGTCCTTCATCCGACCGATCGAGACGCGCAAGGGTGACACGATTCAGGCCGACTATGGGCCGTGGGGCACGGTGAGTTGCTATTTCGCCTGA
- a CDS encoding homoprotocatechuate degradation regulator HpaR (product_source=TIGR02337; cath_funfam=1.10.10.10; cog=COG1846; pfam=PF01047; smart=SM00347; superfamily=46785; tigrfam=TIGR02337) — MTYLQKPKARPGTKNVPMRDFSRSLPMSLLRARESVMRHFRPSLRAHELTEQQWRILRALAASGEIEVTELARVAYLLGPSLSRILRDLETRHLIERRLLKADLRRSIVSITARGLKLIEEVAPSSEAIYAEITKRFGVRKLADLQAMLHLLEESLLTMPMAGDASEDSQD, encoded by the coding sequence ATGACATATTTGCAAAAGCCCAAAGCCAGGCCCGGCACGAAAAATGTTCCGATGCGCGACTTCTCGCGCTCCTTGCCGATGTCGCTGCTGCGCGCGCGGGAATCCGTGATGCGACATTTTCGCCCATCGCTGCGGGCGCATGAACTGACCGAGCAGCAATGGCGAATCTTGCGCGCGCTGGCGGCCAGCGGCGAGATCGAAGTCACCGAGCTTGCGCGCGTCGCCTATCTCCTGGGTCCCAGCCTGTCGCGAATCCTGCGCGATCTCGAAACGCGGCATCTCATCGAGCGCCGTTTGCTGAAGGCCGATTTGCGCCGCAGCATTGTGTCGATCACGGCGAGGGGACTGAAGCTGATCGAGGAGGTCGCGCCGTCGTCCGAAGCGATCTATGCCGAAATCACGAAGCGTTTCGGCGTGCGCAAACTCGCGGATCTGCAGGCAATGTTGCATCTGCTCGAAGAGTCGCTGCTGACGATGCCGATGGCCGGCGACGCCTCCGAAGATTCACAGGACTAG
- a CDS encoding 4-hydroxy-2-oxoheptanedioate aldolase (product_source=KO:K02510; cath_funfam=3.20.20.60; cog=COG3836; ko=KO:K02510; pfam=PF03328; superfamily=51621) yields the protein MANKVKEIWASGKVAVNGWLAIPSGFSAEVMAQCGFDSVTVDIQHGVQDYMSMVECFQAMGAHPVTPMVRVPWNEPGIIGKVLDGGAYGVICPMINTKEEAENFVQYCKYPPHGTRSNGPIRSGMYGGAGDYQKTANDEILCIPMLETRTAVDNMEAILDVEGIAGVYVGPSDLGFSYGLVPKLDREEPEILKIYDKLIKECDKRGIYPGIHCSGPVGAAKNIGMGFKLVTLLNDSGILATGAKSWVADTRKNSGGKA from the coding sequence ATGGCAAATAAAGTGAAAGAAATCTGGGCGTCGGGCAAAGTCGCCGTCAACGGATGGCTGGCGATCCCGTCGGGCTTCTCCGCCGAGGTGATGGCGCAGTGCGGCTTCGACAGCGTCACCGTCGACATTCAGCACGGCGTGCAGGATTACATGTCGATGGTGGAGTGTTTCCAGGCCATGGGTGCCCATCCGGTGACGCCGATGGTCCGCGTGCCATGGAACGAGCCTGGCATCATCGGCAAGGTGCTCGACGGCGGCGCCTATGGCGTGATCTGCCCGATGATCAACACCAAGGAAGAAGCCGAGAACTTCGTGCAGTATTGCAAGTATCCGCCGCACGGCACCCGCAGCAACGGCCCGATCCGCTCGGGCATGTATGGCGGCGCCGGCGACTATCAGAAGACGGCGAATGACGAGATCCTGTGCATCCCGATGCTGGAGACCCGCACCGCCGTCGACAACATGGAAGCGATCCTCGACGTCGAAGGCATCGCCGGCGTTTATGTCGGCCCGAGCGATCTCGGCTTCTCCTATGGCCTGGTGCCGAAGCTCGACCGCGAAGAGCCGGAAATCCTGAAGATCTACGACAAGCTGATCAAGGAATGCGACAAGCGCGGCATCTATCCCGGCATCCATTGCTCGGGTCCCGTGGGTGCTGCGAAGAATATCGGCATGGGCTTCAAGCTGGTGACGTTGCTCAACGACAGCGGCATTCTCGCGACGGGCGCAAAGTCGTGGGTTGCCGATACCCGCAAGAACTCGGGCGGCAAGGCGTAA
- a CDS encoding branched-chain amino acid transport system substrate-binding protein (product_source=KO:K01999; cath_funfam=3.40.50.2300; cog=COG0683; ko=KO:K01999; pfam=PF13458; superfamily=53822): MKLTRRDFTAGLAAGMTAPYLIGSARAQGATIKIGMCAPVTGPAAEAGKYATGGAKLAVEAINKAGGVLGKQIELIIEDDQTTNPGIVLAFSKLAAQPDIVGFLGSIRSTQVHAMAPDVMKLGKPVMFGGTDPNLTKLGNPWLFRFRPNDSYSGRVIADYGVKTLGKKKWAVLHSTDAFGTAGGKALTEALGKLEAPPVLDQGYANQSQDFTPVVLAIKQSGADILGSYFTFENDLGIFARQLRQLGVNIPWVGSPSIVNVTALKLAGPALYGTYGVADYAEDSSEGSKAFGKAYRDAFKVAPDNQSSWPYDAVTVLAAAINKAGSTDPQKIREAIIATKKFPGAEGEYNFDDKGDGLHGYNIVRNDKGNIVFDKHIEFND, translated from the coding sequence ATGAAGCTTACGAGACGTGACTTCACGGCTGGCCTGGCCGCCGGTATGACGGCACCCTATCTGATCGGCAGCGCGCGCGCCCAGGGCGCGACCATCAAGATCGGCATGTGCGCGCCCGTCACAGGCCCGGCCGCCGAGGCCGGCAAATACGCAACTGGCGGTGCCAAGCTCGCGGTCGAGGCCATCAACAAGGCAGGTGGTGTGCTCGGCAAGCAGATCGAACTGATTATCGAGGACGATCAGACCACCAACCCCGGCATCGTGCTGGCATTCTCGAAGCTCGCCGCGCAGCCGGACATCGTCGGTTTCCTCGGCTCGATCCGCTCGACCCAGGTGCACGCGATGGCGCCCGACGTCATGAAGCTCGGCAAGCCGGTGATGTTCGGCGGCACCGATCCGAATCTCACCAAGCTCGGCAATCCCTGGCTGTTCCGTTTTCGCCCCAATGACAGTTATTCCGGCCGCGTCATCGCCGATTACGGTGTCAAGACGCTGGGCAAGAAGAAATGGGCGGTGCTGCACTCGACCGACGCCTTCGGTACCGCGGGCGGCAAGGCGCTGACCGAAGCGCTTGGCAAGCTCGAGGCGCCGCCGGTGCTCGATCAGGGCTACGCCAACCAGAGCCAGGATTTCACGCCGGTGGTGCTGGCGATCAAGCAGTCCGGCGCCGATATTCTCGGGTCGTACTTCACCTTCGAAAACGATCTCGGCATTTTCGCCCGCCAGCTGCGCCAGCTCGGCGTCAATATTCCGTGGGTAGGCTCGCCCTCGATCGTCAACGTCACCGCGCTGAAGCTCGCCGGTCCGGCGCTGTACGGCACCTACGGCGTCGCCGACTACGCCGAAGATTCCAGCGAAGGTTCCAAGGCGTTCGGCAAGGCCTATCGCGATGCCTTCAAGGTGGCACCCGACAACCAGAGTTCGTGGCCCTACGACGCCGTCACGGTGCTGGCGGCCGCGATCAACAAGGCCGGTTCGACCGATCCGCAGAAGATCCGCGAAGCCATCATCGCGACCAAGAAGTTCCCCGGCGCCGAAGGCGAGTACAATTTCGACGACAAGGGCGACGGTCTGCACGGTTACAACATCGTGAGGAACGACAAGGGCAACATCGTCTTCGACAAGCACATCGAGTTCAACGACTGA
- a CDS encoding 5-carboxymethyl-2-hydroxymuconate isomerase (product_source=KO:K01826; cog=COG3232; ko=KO:K01826; pfam=PF02962; superfamily=55331) — MPHFTIEYSANLDASVDIGAACEVVRKAAVETGVFPLGGIRVRAIRCEQFAIADGRPELSFLDMVLRIGEGRDLATRQKAGEHVFKALSAFLDPVFAHQKFALSFDMQINDKDTSWKRNNIHDLLKTEAANG; from the coding sequence ATGCCGCATTTCACGATTGAATATTCCGCCAATCTCGATGCATCCGTCGATATCGGCGCCGCCTGTGAAGTCGTTCGCAAGGCCGCGGTCGAGACCGGCGTGTTTCCACTCGGCGGCATTCGCGTCCGCGCTATCCGCTGCGAACAGTTTGCCATCGCCGACGGCCGGCCGGAGCTGAGCTTTCTCGACATGGTGCTGCGGATCGGCGAAGGCCGCGACCTCGCGACCCGGCAGAAGGCGGGAGAACATGTCTTCAAGGCGCTGTCTGCCTTCCTCGATCCGGTGTTTGCGCATCAGAAGTTCGCGCTGTCGTTCGACATGCAGATCAACGACAAGGACACCAGCTGGAAGCGCAACAACATTCACGACCTGCTGAAGACCGAGGCTGCCAATGGCTAA
- a CDS encoding branched-chain amino acid transport system permease protein (product_source=KO:K01997; cog=COG0559; ko=KO:K01997; pfam=PF02653; superfamily=81345; transmembrane_helix_parts=Outside_1_3,TMhelix_4_26,Inside_27_32,TMhelix_33_55,Outside_56_64,TMhelix_65_87,Inside_88_91,TMhelix_92_114,Outside_115_139,TMhelix_140_159,Inside_160_179,TMhelix_180_213,Outside_214_227,TMhelix_228_250,Inside_251_254,TMhelix_255_277,Outside_278_291) — translation MDLALQLLFTGIGIGAVYALVALGFVLIFRATNVVNFAQGEFSMVAAYLMVVFAVDLGWPYWLSFLLSLAGMALLGAIFNLGVYYPLRHRTFLPVIIATIGASILLANSVLAIYGPQPQVLEGWFETPGIQLGPVYLDSQYLLIIAVTILLVAFNYWFFEHTMIGKKLQATSQDKEMASLLGISVSTMIMITFIYSAVLGGLAGILVAPVLFVSIQMGSTIALKAFAATIIGGFGDVTGAIIGGLSLGIIETFGAAYISVPYKDAFAFLVLVLFLVFRPQGIFGERVAEKA, via the coding sequence ATGGATCTTGCACTACAGCTTTTGTTTACCGGGATCGGTATCGGCGCCGTCTATGCGCTGGTCGCGCTCGGCTTCGTGCTGATTTTCCGCGCTACCAACGTCGTCAACTTCGCGCAGGGCGAATTCTCCATGGTCGCGGCCTACCTGATGGTGGTGTTCGCCGTCGATCTCGGCTGGCCGTACTGGCTGTCGTTCCTGCTGTCGCTCGCCGGCATGGCGCTGCTCGGCGCGATCTTCAATCTCGGCGTCTATTACCCGCTGCGGCATCGCACGTTCCTGCCAGTGATCATCGCCACCATCGGTGCCTCGATCCTGCTGGCGAATTCGGTGCTGGCGATCTACGGCCCGCAGCCGCAGGTGCTGGAAGGCTGGTTCGAAACGCCCGGCATCCAGCTCGGCCCGGTCTATCTCGACAGCCAGTATCTCCTGATCATCGCGGTGACGATCCTGCTGGTGGCGTTCAATTACTGGTTCTTCGAACACACCATGATCGGCAAGAAGCTGCAGGCCACGTCGCAGGACAAGGAGATGGCCTCGCTGCTCGGCATTTCCGTGTCCACCATGATCATGATCACCTTCATCTACTCCGCGGTGCTCGGCGGCCTTGCCGGCATTCTGGTCGCGCCGGTGCTGTTCGTCTCGATCCAGATGGGCTCGACCATCGCGCTGAAGGCCTTTGCCGCCACCATCATCGGAGGCTTCGGCGACGTCACCGGCGCCATCATCGGCGGGCTGTCGCTCGGCATCATCGAGACGTTTGGCGCGGCGTATATTTCGGTGCCGTACAAGGATGCCTTCGCTTTCCTCGTGCTGGTGCTGTTCCTGGTGTTTCGGCCGCAGGGCATCTTCGGCGAACGCGTGGCGGAAAAAGCATGA
- a CDS encoding branched-chain amino acid transport system permease protein (product_source=KO:K01998; cath_funfam=3.40.50.300; cog=COG0411,COG4177; ko=KO:K01998; pfam=PF00005,PF02653; smart=SM00382; superfamily=52540; transmembrane_helix_parts=Inside_1_19,TMhelix_20_42,Outside_43_45,TMhelix_46_68,Inside_69_74,TMhelix_75_94,Outside_95_97,TMhelix_98_120,Inside_121_126,TMhelix_127_149,Outside_150_168,TMhelix_169_191,Inside_192_223,TMhelix_224_246,Outside_247_260,TMhelix_261_283,Inside_284_289,TMhelix_290_312,Outside_313_593), producing the protein MSVPSENIQSVVAVPRSTPLLIRHAPYFIGAAIVVALAASASFDGYILNILMQATTFAIAVFGLSVVLGLCGQINLAQAAFFGFGAYAVGIGTTDYQLSYWLCLAAGCIMALLAGAVLGMSTLRLGGHYLAMVTISFQQIVTLVMINAIWLTHGPDGVSRIGRPALFQSSQSYLAFCVAMLALVGYFVWHLPQTRLGRAMRAVRDNELAAGVNGIDVFRTKVYAFALCAVLGGLGGGLFAGGFAYISPDQFSFAESIVFLTMSLLGGVASPIGSAIGTGLLILIPEWLRFLKSVPGLYLAIYGLSVILIIRFMPDGIWGFVSAGLDRFRRKVRLPDAGLPLKLTPATIGGDMVLQVTGLAKHFGGLKAVDNVDIAVKRGGVHALIGPNGSGKTTTLNVLSGLYKATAGKVLLDGTDVTDMPPHSRAAAGLGRTFQNIRLFRSMSALENVVIGAERPGNTLIGKGDDAALTQRAMSALTFVGLGPRANELISSFSYGHQRLIEIARALAANPTLLLLDEPAAGLNSSEKLELHELLKRIAAQGLTILIIDHDMTLVSEAAQHITVLNFGRRIADGESMAVLRHPDVVSAYLGTE; encoded by the coding sequence ATGAGCGTGCCCAGCGAGAACATCCAGTCGGTGGTCGCCGTGCCGCGTTCCACTCCGCTGCTGATCCGCCATGCGCCATATTTTATAGGCGCGGCGATTGTCGTGGCCCTCGCAGCCTCGGCGAGCTTTGACGGCTACATCCTCAACATCCTGATGCAGGCCACGACGTTTGCCATTGCGGTATTCGGCCTCTCCGTCGTGCTCGGCCTCTGCGGCCAGATCAACCTGGCGCAGGCGGCGTTCTTTGGCTTCGGCGCCTATGCGGTCGGCATCGGCACGACAGACTACCAGCTCAGCTACTGGCTCTGTCTCGCCGCGGGCTGCATCATGGCGCTGCTCGCCGGCGCCGTGCTTGGCATGTCCACGCTGCGGCTCGGCGGCCATTACCTCGCGATGGTCACGATCTCGTTCCAGCAGATCGTGACGCTGGTAATGATCAACGCGATCTGGCTCACCCATGGTCCGGATGGCGTGTCGCGGATCGGCCGTCCCGCTCTGTTCCAGTCGTCGCAATCCTATCTTGCCTTCTGCGTGGCGATGCTGGCGCTGGTCGGCTATTTCGTCTGGCACTTGCCGCAGACGCGGCTCGGCCGCGCCATGCGCGCGGTGCGCGACAACGAACTGGCTGCGGGCGTGAACGGCATCGACGTGTTCCGCACCAAGGTCTATGCCTTCGCGCTCTGCGCCGTGCTCGGCGGGCTTGGTGGCGGACTATTCGCCGGCGGCTTTGCTTACATCAGCCCGGATCAATTCTCTTTCGCCGAGTCGATCGTGTTTCTCACCATGTCGCTGCTCGGTGGCGTAGCGTCGCCGATCGGTTCTGCGATCGGTACCGGTCTGCTGATCCTGATCCCGGAATGGCTGCGCTTCCTGAAAAGCGTGCCCGGGCTCTACCTGGCGATCTACGGCCTGTCGGTGATCCTGATCATCCGTTTCATGCCCGATGGCATCTGGGGCTTTGTCAGCGCCGGCCTCGATCGCTTTCGCCGCAAGGTCCGATTGCCGGATGCTGGGCTGCCGCTAAAACTGACGCCGGCGACAATCGGTGGCGACATGGTGCTGCAGGTCACGGGCCTCGCCAAGCACTTCGGCGGTCTCAAGGCCGTGGACAATGTCGATATCGCCGTGAAGCGCGGCGGCGTTCATGCGCTGATCGGGCCGAACGGCTCCGGCAAGACCACGACACTGAATGTGCTGTCCGGCCTTTACAAGGCGACTGCCGGCAAGGTGCTGCTCGACGGCACCGATGTCACCGATATGCCGCCGCATTCGCGTGCCGCGGCTGGCCTTGGCCGCACCTTCCAGAACATCCGGCTGTTCCGCTCGATGTCGGCGCTGGAAAATGTCGTCATCGGCGCCGAGCGGCCGGGCAACACGCTAATCGGCAAGGGCGACGACGCCGCGCTGACGCAGCGCGCGATGTCGGCGCTGACCTTTGTGGGTCTCGGTCCGCGCGCCAACGAGTTGATCTCCAGCTTCTCCTACGGTCATCAGCGGCTGATCGAGATCGCCCGCGCGCTGGCCGCCAATCCGACGCTGTTGCTGCTAGACGAGCCCGCGGCGGGATTGAACTCCAGCGAAAAGCTCGAACTGCATGAGCTGCTGAAGCGCATCGCGGCGCAGGGGCTGACCATCCTGATCATCGATCACGACATGACGCTGGTCTCTGAGGCCGCCCAGCACATCACCGTGCTCAACTTCGGACGCCGCATCGCGGACGGCGAATCCATGGCGGTGCTGCGGCATCCCGACGTCGTCTCCGCCTATCTCGGAACTGAATGA
- a CDS encoding putative oxidoreductase (product_source=KO:K13574; cath_funfam=1.10.1530.10,3.30.1370.60; cog=COG2055; ko=KO:K13574; pfam=PF02615; superfamily=89733), translating to MVTLQVNKLIDFVADVFAHAGSSAEEAKRIATYLTTANLTGHDSHGVIRVPVYIRWRNSGAIIPNQTIEVPVDTPSLAVVDGRFGYGQTVGPQAVRIGIEKCKATGLAAVATRNSGHIGRIGDWAEMAAAEGLVSIHFVNAAGSILVAPFGGVERRLSTAPYCVGIPRPGHAPVVLDFATSIVAEGKVLVASRGGKKLPKGALIDLDGTLSEDPAVLYGPHAADGPRDHSKGSGAIRAFGEHKGSGLALICELLGGALTGNGATKPDRPFANGMFAIYVDPKRVDPSNFFDGEVTRYIDYFKNTKPAVGTDSVLIPGDPEARTRADRTRNGVPLPDETWSAIVQTAREVGVSEQAVANATK from the coding sequence ATGGTTACTCTTCAAGTCAACAAACTGATCGACTTTGTCGCTGACGTCTTCGCCCATGCCGGATCCTCCGCAGAAGAGGCCAAGCGCATCGCGACCTACCTCACCACAGCGAACCTCACCGGCCATGACAGCCACGGCGTGATCCGCGTGCCGGTCTACATCCGCTGGCGCAATTCCGGCGCCATCATTCCCAATCAGACCATCGAAGTGCCGGTCGATACGCCATCGCTGGCGGTGGTCGATGGCCGGTTCGGCTATGGCCAGACCGTCGGCCCGCAGGCCGTCAGGATCGGCATCGAGAAGTGCAAGGCCACGGGCCTTGCGGCAGTGGCGACGCGTAATTCGGGTCATATAGGCCGGATCGGCGACTGGGCCGAGATGGCCGCGGCGGAAGGGCTGGTGTCTATCCATTTCGTCAACGCTGCCGGCTCCATTCTCGTCGCGCCATTCGGCGGCGTCGAGCGGCGGCTATCCACCGCGCCGTATTGCGTCGGCATTCCCCGCCCGGGCCATGCGCCCGTGGTGCTGGATTTCGCGACCTCGATCGTCGCCGAGGGCAAGGTGCTGGTCGCCAGCCGCGGCGGCAAGAAGCTGCCGAAGGGCGCGTTGATTGATCTCGACGGCACGCTGAGCGAAGACCCCGCGGTGCTCTACGGGCCGCATGCCGCCGACGGGCCGCGCGATCATTCCAAGGGCTCTGGCGCGATCCGCGCTTTCGGCGAACACAAGGGCTCGGGCCTGGCTCTGATTTGCGAATTGCTCGGCGGCGCGCTCACCGGCAACGGCGCCACCAAGCCGGACCGCCCCTTCGCCAACGGCATGTTCGCGATCTATGTCGACCCCAAGCGCGTCGATCCGAGCAATTTCTTCGATGGCGAAGTCACGCGCTACATCGACTACTTCAAGAACACCAAGCCGGCTGTTGGCACCGACTCCGTGCTGATCCCCGGAGATCCCGAGGCGCGTACCCGCGCTGACCGGACCAGGAACGGCGTGCCGCTGCCGGACGAGACCTGGAGTGCCATCGTGCAGACCGCGCGCGAGGTCGGCGTCAGCGAACAGGCCGTCGCCAACGCGACCAAATAA
- a CDS encoding branched-chain amino acid transport system ATP-binding protein (product_source=KO:K01996; cath_funfam=3.40.50.300; cog=COG0410; ko=KO:K01996; pfam=PF00005; smart=SM00382; superfamily=52540), protein MMALLQINDLNVHYGEIVALRGVSFSVEEGQVVTLLGANGAGKSTTLRAISGLAKPAAGEILFDGHSIAGLGPEAIVRMGISHVPEGRRVFPGLTVKENIMLGGSNRRAAKSELSKEADAMFDLFPDIRKFSDSLGWTLSGGQLQMVAVARGLMAKPRLLLLDEPSLGLAPVIVQAVFRIISEIRRHTTVLLVEQNARMGLSVADHGYVLETGRIVLGGKPDELWGNEAIAAAYLGGHAKPLAANI, encoded by the coding sequence ATGATGGCGCTGCTTCAGATCAACGATCTCAATGTGCACTATGGTGAGATCGTCGCCTTGCGCGGCGTATCGTTCAGTGTCGAGGAAGGGCAGGTGGTCACGCTGCTCGGAGCCAACGGCGCTGGCAAGTCAACTACGCTGCGTGCGATTTCCGGTCTGGCCAAACCCGCCGCCGGTGAAATCCTGTTCGACGGACATTCGATCGCGGGGCTCGGACCGGAAGCGATCGTGCGGATGGGCATCTCCCATGTGCCGGAGGGCCGCCGCGTCTTTCCGGGCCTGACGGTGAAGGAAAACATCATGCTCGGCGGCTCTAACCGCCGCGCGGCGAAATCCGAGCTGTCCAAAGAAGCCGATGCGATGTTCGATCTGTTTCCCGACATCCGGAAGTTTTCCGACTCGCTCGGCTGGACGCTGTCCGGCGGACAATTGCAGATGGTGGCGGTGGCGCGCGGGCTGATGGCCAAACCGCGGCTGTTGCTGCTGGACGAGCCGTCGCTGGGGCTGGCGCCGGTGATCGTTCAGGCGGTGTTCCGGATCATTTCCGAGATCCGGCGCCACACCACGGTCTTGCTTGTCGAGCAAAACGCGCGCATGGGACTGTCCGTCGCCGATCATGGCTACGTCCTGGAAACCGGACGCATCGTGCTGGGCGGCAAGCCGGATGAACTTTGGGGCAACGAAGCCATTGCCGCCGCCTATCTTGGCGGTCACGCCAAGCCACTCGCAGCTAACATATAA